The Scatophagus argus isolate fScaArg1 chromosome 4, fScaArg1.pri, whole genome shotgun sequence DNA window tgccgccctaacTGTTGATGTGTATGATTGATATGTTTATACTAACTATGGGCCCATATGCTGTATAATGTAAAGGGATCAGCTGTAATGATGAGAGCACAGAAAATTATCACTAACTAATTGCAGTTTTCATTAGTTCTAAgcagcattttagcatctttcatctttctctaGTGACTGATTTTACTGCCCTCAACTTTGATATTTACTTCACTCTCATTGTTCTTGTCTGTGTGGCTTTTGGGTCCATCCGCTATCTCCAGTTAAAAAGGCGTACAAACCCACTCTATATTATCAGACACAAATGATTCTCtggagttggtagagaccaaaaacagagctaaataAGACTGAGTGCTGGACTTATATTGGACTCAGAGCTGAACCAGAAATTCCAAgagagtgaaaatgttgttctgAGTCTGCTAAGTAATAGCAAACTGAAATAAGCAAATGCTTGCTAACTTGTTCATAAGGTGATAATATCTCAGTAGTGTGTTTACTACTTGCTGCACtcccccaagtggccaaaaatctTTAATATTcttataaacatttaaattaacttCATTTCAAGTGTGATTTTAtcaagaaaatgtatttatgtgttaaATTACCAATAATATATAAAAACCTCTTTGACCTTGACCTTCACAAAACTTTATGCTTGCCACGTTAGCACAGCAGTTACTGTAGACAATAATATTGTATTTAACATAGTCTTAAAAGGCACAAGgttcttttctgtcactttaggATGCAGATGTGCATTAACGtgtttgttccttttttccATTTGGCTGGATACAGCTGTTGGACCAGGACTGCAGGGCTGCATTCCAGATATTCCTCCTCAGGCAATACTTCCAGTCCTTcaacttttattcattttcctgtAAGGGCTTCAGCAGGGGAACTCCAAGAGGGTATATACCACAGACAAATAAGGAAAACATTCAACTAATGGTTTACATGAAAACGAAACTTTCTCTGTAAATGCTCCTTCAGGGTTTACCTTACGTAACCGAGCAAACAGGCAGTAGAAGCTGATCTTATAGCAAACAAATTAACTGTGTCAATATTAAGAGACCAAAGCTCAGCCAGACCATTCTCAACTTCTacagtaaagtaagtaaagaagaggaaatgttattgtttgactgtttgattgtttgttgaCACAATGCAAATTTGTTTCACTGGAAACATCTTTTTCCAGAAAGGTGTCACCTGCTTTGacattacaataaataaataaaggaagtACATTAAAACTGTGATAATGCTAGTGTTTGTTCTTGCTTAGGGGTTTCgttttgtgatttatttctgGTCAAGCaactgctgaaataaaaagtacTACACGCCCAGAGGGTACACTGTttcctcacagcaagagggtttcaggttcaaGTCCAGGGTCCTTCTCTGTAGCTTCCTCTCACACtcccacaaacatgcacattaggttaactggctactctatgtgggagtgtgtgtgtctttgtgtgccagTCCTGCAATTAACTGCCGACCATTCTTGGGTGCATCCCGCCTCTGGCCCGTggttagctgggataggctccagcacccctgtgaccctgcacagataagcggtatagagaatggatggatTTCTTCAGCCTGAACATGGTTTGTGATAGCTTTTCCATATgactttcaaaaaacaaacaaatttgtaGCACTGAATACTTATCATATAAGGCACATTATAAATGCTATACCTCCCACTGTGAAAATAAGACACAGCCAAAAGTGCTTCTGTGGGATGCATAAAAATAAGGTTGTGGTAAATTtatcattttgaatttctttttaaatagaaattataaaattttgttttacaatgCAAGAATCAAAGCTTTAAAAAGcccatttatatttttgtttcccTATTTATGTGTAAATGTTGATCAGTGGTTCTCTGAGGGTTAAATCAGTAACTGCTTGTGTTAGTGCAGATATTAGAGAAGTACTCCTTTGTCCCGGAGGTGGTCTGACTCAAAGTGTGATAAACTGTTCCTGTTACCTTAGAAGAGCCGTCCACGTCTGGGAAGGGATGGGAACTGAAAAAAGAGCAGATAAAAGATACACAAGAGGGTTTTTCCCATCAGAAGGGGGGTTGTGAAATGTGTAAGGCTTGAAGCAATAACAAACAGAATGCATTGACTTgtgggagaggggaggggacaTTGTCCAATATTTAAGGTTGACCGAGGCTGCCAGACAGAGGCAGCCACCTCACGTCCTTTGTCACTGTAGGTGCTGAAAGAAAGGACAGGCTTTTCATCAGCCAGTCATCTtccagaaacacagagacatcaaCATCTCCAGCTCAAAGACCAGACATGGCTCCGTGGGTTGATGCCAAGCTCTTCTTCTGCATCCTCTTCATCACCTACAGCTGCACAggtaagttttgtttttttttttgtttgttttttttaggcaTATTGCTTGGCTCGTTATCAGATTCtaacagcatgtgaaatgaaTGGTTGTTGACTCAGTCTTTCTGGGCTAATGTGATGAAATTTATCTGCACAGATCCACCTGGAACAGCTCCAAAAGGAAGTTGCGGTTTACAAAATAAGCAAGAAAAGAACAGGCTATATTTGAGGCTTAAATACTCGTGTGTGGTCCTTCATTTCACTTGAAAATTCAGATTTCTGAATTTGTAATTAATAATAGTTGGTCTTAATAATGgtcttaataaataataaaaacaataaaatgacaaattaaacagATAACAGATTAAACAGATATAATGTATGCACAAAATATAATCTAAAGTATATATGAAAGCAAAGAACTTCAATAGCTTCAACTGACCTCAAATAAGTGCTTTCATTCTGAAATCTATGCAGCACTTAACAACAGGAAAATTAGATAACCTCTTTCTGTTATATCTGAATGTTACTTATCAGTGCAAAGGAGCAATGCAAACACAATAAGGCTGTGGTGAGTGAAAGTTTTCATCACGAGGTAGAAAGTTAATAGTTAACTGCTGGAAATCCCTGTGACAAAAGCTAATGATGCaattttttgttactttaatGATGACTCAGAGCTGTCTGTGGGAATGTTCAGTTGTGAGGTGTGTCTACATCCTGCATGTATCTCTAAGAGAGGACATCAGTACATcctgaataaagaaaagttCTCCTTGAGCAAGGCTCTAAACCACAGATTTTCTCCATAACTTTCCTCTAGGGATCAACTCCAGTTGAGTTCAGATCACAATATGGTATTTTATTGTACTGTACTATTGTAAAGACTTTATAGCGTCAAGTTTCAAAGAGCAAGAGATCTATTTTTTACACAGCACTTTGTTCCAGGTGCACAAAGTAAATTTAAATAGAGAGATAAAAGATACTACTTATTCTGACATATTTTCAAAAGGAAATCAGTCAACAAAATGTCACCTGTTTCATATGAACCACTCCAAATAAAGCTTATGTTCGAACCCGTGCATTAGCCATCAGCTGGTTTTCAAACTCCCTACTCATGTCATCATGAATCATCTCCAGAATACAAAACAAAGGGCAAAAATGTTCAATAGTTTCTCAGCAACAGTTGTCTTATTCTTGGTAACCTAAATCAGTGCAAAACAAGTACAATGGTCCATTACAACTAGAACATCTTCAAATCCTCGCTTACAGGCCTCCAAATGCAACAAGCCTGTGTACCTAAGCTCAAGTGGATGTTTAGCAGTGGGTTTCAGTCATTTAGTGTGGTTGCTTTGCCTTAAGGCACTCACACACTTGGACCACAAAATGTTCAGTGTCATTGTGCATGCATGCAGGTCCGATAAAATCTGTCCTGAATAACATTTAGAGTCCTGTCAATCCCTTGACGCCCCTCTTGATGTAACTCTTGGAGCACTGGCTGCTGATGGTCTTTTATCTCAAATCTCCAACAGTTGTGGGCACCCTCTCTTTCAATGCTTGCACTTGGGCCACTTCCAAGTCCATAGTGTAGACCTTGTCAGACACCACACATCCTAGAAATCTCACCTTTCTTTTCAACACTTTACACTTGCATGGACTCAGCTTCACTCCATGTTTCTGGTGCCATTGGACCATGTGGATGTGGTCCTCAAATCTTGGGCTGTGGACTAAGTTATCATCCAGGCATGGATGACACATGACATCTCTCACGTCAACTAAACATTCTTCCATGCAGCTGTGGAACTGTGTGGGCCCTTCAGCCAAGCCATATGAAACTCTAACCCCCTTGCAGACTCCCCAGGGTTTAATGAATGTGGTCAGAGGCTGGCTTTTATAGCTACCTTTGAAACCTATTGTGGTTGATTCTCAAAATAATGatttttgtcattgtgtgtcACTTTCTAATGAACTGATCAGATCTTATTTGTCTTACAGTGATACTGGCGCAGCTACCAATGGACTGCTGCTTGCAGGCCAAAAACCAAACAGTTGAGAAATTTGTTGTTGCAAACTACCGTCGACAGTCCAATGGAGAGGGCTGCAATGTTGATGCCACGATGTAAGTTTAGTTGGTGTGAAGTGGAAGATGTGTCTAATCAGTATGGATACATCATCTGATTTCTTTGCAAGTTGTCACATTATGACCCTGACTAAGAGGATCTGGTGTTCTTGCAGTCTGGTGACGAGACGTAAAGTGAACCTCTGCGTGCCTGCTGACGAACCGTGGGTCCACGAAGTGGTGAAGCACGTTAAGTGGCTCAGGGCATATTGCAAGAGACACAACTACAAGGTACATCAATATATTATGCTGCTCTGCATTTTAAAAGGGACTGGCATTAACTTAGTTTGTTGCATGCTGGAATCTGTCTTTTTTAAAGCGGTACCAAATTTTGCACCAATTTGCATCATCAGTTAAGTTTTGGAAACATCTGTGTCAACGCCTTTGGTCTGTGCACTAAATATGGAGCTGGAACCAGCATTGTACTGTGAAGTAATTCCCAATCAGTACTTCTTAAAGCATTCAAGCCAGAAGTATACAGTAtatctttcattgttttgtggCAGACGCATCAGTTTGAAGAGGTGGTGACAACTATTTGTGTGTCTACAGGGCAAACGCTGCTTTGGAGTGGATCCTGAGTAAACTGGGAATGAGCTGTGAGCCCTTCAGCAGCAACAGGATGGCCCACTGCAAGTCAGGAAGGAGAAGGGGTTAATCAAGCCATGCAATAAATAGATccaaattatatatattaaattataaGTCTAATCATAGTGATTCAGCCGATTGTTAAGAGTGCTTTATCTATTTTACTATTTTAGAAAATTATGTTTGGATTACTatgaaattaaaacatgttgaaggatttttatatttttgtgatattttaggTTTTAAGAGAAATATCGAGGTTTTAAATGTGAACATTGAGTGTGTGTCTCCATAAGGTGACTCTTAACAAGTGAACTACTCAGGCAGCAccagtttgtctttgtatgGGTGTCATCAATTGTTGACTTCTatcaaaataaagctttgttttttctgatcCTGATCATGTCTATCATTCTCTAATAGAAGTCACAGTAAGATTCACGTTAGGTCAGACACTGACTTGGTGGCACTAATCTCAGGagtccaccttgaaactgtcCTATATGtattgatcttctgtgctgccaggttgAAGATGCGTATCAAGCgtccacattttagaatttgtagctcCTTTCAGCAAaatccatatttgaagctttgtagtccaccacgAGCTCATTGGTTTCACTTGACTGTCATTGGTCCATGAAATGAAGCTCTCCATCAGTCACTATGCATATTACATGAGCACTGTGATGGTGGAACAGAAAAACATCTATACGGAGAGGAGGGTTGGTATAATGAATGTTAAAGGATTGTATGCTCTTTTCTTGAGAAGGTTCTTGAGACAATAAAATCTTTACACGGCCAACCAGTTTATCTAAAACAAAAATTCTAGCAAGCTTAACATGAggtgttgaaaaaaaataatgcttgTTGGAGCTTGGATTGTATTCGCCTTATGTCAGTGGACATACAAAACCTCAAAGTTCACCTCTTGAGCCCCGATTTCCCCTAACATTTCCTGCAAGTGTCTTTGAATTGAGACAGTTTGTTTCTCATTATACTGAATAGAATATATGCAGAATTCAGGTAGTATGACACAATAATTCAGTGAAAGTTTGCAACCACAAGCAAAACTTGCTTGTGCACCACAACACCAATTACACATATTCTACATGTTAGTGAGTCATTTTACAAAAATTTACTTGCAACTCAGTAAGACTGCTTTGTATCTAGCGGCACTAGCTCAGTCTGTGGGGAATTGTCTCACAAACCAGAGAGGGTCTGGTCTGAGTCCAGCTCAGACCACATTACACACTACCGGTAGCTAGTCAGATGCCACTTCACCACACTGGACACATCAAGTGTGGACTGATGCAGTTACACTGAAGAAACTAACAAGAGAGTATAAAAACAGTTTCTCCAAATAGGATTAAATAATAAAGTGATGtatattaatttacatttaaacttttttaatttaaatttccaACTTTCAATTTCCAGttacaaaacaataaagcaatTGATGGGTCAGGTTAGGTCAAAGAAGATACAAACTGTGATTAAGTAGGATATAAGGGTAACACTGAGTCAAATGATAAGTCAAAATGATCCTGTAAACACAACAGGATTCAGACTGACCGACAGGACCTGTCAAAGACTACAGCTTGGCTGACACATATGAAGGTGAAAACAAGCATTACTGccattgtgtgtctgcagttatGATGCTGTGTCAAAGAAATGTTGTAAAACAGTGACCCATCTTAAGCTTATCTTAGGACATCAGCACCATCTGGTGGCTGAGGTGCGTCCTTCTCAGCATACTCAAGGTAGCTTGATAATGTCagtatattaataaataaatgacagtaCAGTATGTCTTACTTCATCGATCTGCTTCTGGCCTGCTCAGTGAAACTGTCCTGAATTTGATATGATAtcttattaattattattacttttcagGGAAGATAGCGAGCAACTTTCCCTACACCAAATATCAATTATATTTCCCTTATCTTTAGAGAATCAAACACTCAGTACCCATAGGCTTGAAAAGCAACTGTAAATGttagtggttttattttttatggaGCTCTGTATCTGTGCTAAGTAAGAAGTATCCAAAGTACTGCTCCACTTTCCATccatgtgtttactgtgttaCAGTGGAGCAGTACTTATTGTGTTACAGATACTCATAGTTTGACCACATCTTGGCCAGCTTGTGTAACAGCACCAAGCGCATGTAGTGTTTCTGTAAGCCTGAGCGTCTTGCACTGAATAAGAAAATGACTGATGGACATTTCACAGGAGCCAAGTGGGAGGTGGTTTTGTTAGGTCAGGGTTTGGACAGTGGCATGGAAAAGAACAGAAGTTCTGAAGTTAAGAAATACTTTGAAATTGTTTAAAGGACATTCTGGTAATccacattttgcattttctttgatGGAGCGAAGTGCAAACGTTGTGCCGTGTTAAGGACAAAAGACACAGGAGCCATTTAAGTTTGTGATCACATGAGCACTTTGTTATTTAACATCCATAGTAGTTTGATAATGTCATACGTATACGTCATATAGCCTGGACGCAGAGAGAAGAGCAGTGTCCCTTATGCTGAAGGTATTTACAGGCAGGAGGAGGCAGccagggagagagaaagcagtttaaaaacaaagagagaaagaaagacggCACACAGCGTCTTTCTTCCTCTCGTTTATGTGACTCCTAAAGCACAACATTTTCATCTAATCAAAAGCCAAATCAAATATgaatctgtctttgtctcttacCCCTGAGCCTCCGAGTCACTCTGGTTTTATCactactgtgtgtttatttctgtctgtcctaTGTGAACAGGATGTCAATGAACAGCAAACTGCCTGGCTCCTACCCACTAACACGGCCAGCATCCCGGTTGTTAGCACTGAAACTAAAGCTTGTACCTGCTTCCCGtattaaacataaatgtatgaataagtcaaacattcatacatacaaCTCTGTGGCAGAAATTAATCTTTGAAggatttaaatatatttacagttcaatgaaaatgaagcattaaattgtttttactgaaattaAATGACTGTACAAACTGTACAAGAAcgcaacaaaatgaaaattaaagtgGTAAAATTATATCCTATGAAAGTTTTTTCAAAATACTACACaagcattcatttatttaataaatgtaCTATTTTTTACCATTTTATAATGTGTATTATTTGGATTGGGCATCTGTATGCACTTCACATCTATCCAGCCGTCATTTTCGCCAACTCTTTTTGAACCTAAGGCCACATTTTCCACCTGGGCATGACTGGTACCACGTACACAGCAACACTAAATGCCCATAGAGCCACCATCACAAAATGTGTTGGGGTTTCCCTTTAAGCATCAAAAAAATATCACGTCTGTATTGTCTCTATTCCTTCACAATACTCGTCTCTGAAGCAACAAGAATCTCTGTAGACATAAATCTGGGGAACATGGCAAGTTAGACACATCATAGCTTATACAAAATACAACGTAAGGTCAAATATTAGGTCACTAGTCGCTaattctccctttttttcttcaagcgCTTTAAGGCATAGACACGATCATTTACTCCTCTCAAAATGCGATACAAACAATAACTAATGCAATGATAATAATTACCCATAATATTGTTGGCTATGAGTTTCTTGGCTCGTGCcccaacacattcaaaaaaatgcCTCCCACACATCTCCACAGCTATGCTTTGCTATGCTTTCATTGGACATCCTTCCCTGTTTTCTGCAACTGTCCATTCAGATGCTTCCCTCAGCTGACTGGACTggtcaataaataaacagaactcACCACATGTATAAGTCACATatgcatttacagtatgtaccGATAGATCAAAATGTACAGCACAGGCTGCAGTCGCTCGCTTCAAAAGCCGTGAAGCGTCCTTTGATGAGACATCGAGGAGGGTGTCGAGGTGCAGGACACTGCAGGAACACAAGTGCAACGGGACTGTAGGGCAAAAAGTTGGCATTTTGGCAAGGTTAACTTAAGCACTGTCAATCACTGATTCATCCCAGCTGTGTCCTTATGAGGGAAAGGAGGGCGGGGGAAAGGCAATTTGCTTTTCAGTGCACCCATTCCTTCATTTCCATATAAACAGGCTTTGATGAGTTGCGATCGCAGACGGGGAATGGAAACACTCCTTTTGCACTCTTTTCCCTTGGAGTGAACAGCCATCGAAACAAACTGGTGTCTGATCTCCTACTCTCCTCATAACAACGTGCTGAATCTCACCTCTGCAGTGGGAGCGGATCAGAAAGTTAACAACATTTGCTTTTACGTCATCCACCTTAAATCTCGCTATGAAAAAAGTCACCGCATGAATTAAAAAGATCAAGTAAGTCAAACCGACGCCGGCGCTTGACTGAGGGCAATAACTGAGCTCTGTGTTCAGAGCGTGGCACAGCTAGGTGAATGTGCAGACAGTACAGCAAAGTGCAGCTAAGCATGGCATATATTATATTGTGAAAATTCCAATTTATGAGTAGCCCCTCTTTGTTCTGTCGAGATGGGTGATATATAGACTGGACAGTTACACAGTTAAGCTAGTGGCACGGCTTCACGCAGAGAGAGAAGGGTGTCTTGGAGTGTCTTTGGGTTTGTTTCTTGTCTggtcttttggttttttggaTGTATGCATGCACACTTGTGTGGATGTCCCCTTGAAGCGgatgtgagtttgtgtttgagtttgcaTGCTTCCTTGTTATGTGCCTGTACATCCTCTTCATGATCTTCACGATTtctgcaatgttttgttttttcaggacTTGTCCCCAGTGTACAGATATCTCAAACTTCACTCAAACTAAGTCAAGTTTTCAGTAGACTGTGGTACAGTGAACCTCTGTCTCCAAAGCAGCTTTCCTTCATCTTGCATTGACTCCTCGTGGGACAGCTTTGGCTCAGCACTGCCCGAGTCCAGTGGCATCCTGGCTGTCCTCCATGGTTTTGAGAGTGACATAGATGATGGGAACCAGGCCCTGCGTGTTGCCCAGGGAGCAGAGCAACCAGTCTGGGTCAGCTTTGCTCAGGACCCGCAGGATATCCCCCTTGTTGAAGCTCAGCTGGCCGGGCTCGGTGGCTATGTGGTGGCACAATGCTCGTACTTCActgaggaaagaagaagaagaagaagaagaaaaagaagaatcagctttattgacagtatatatatttttacatacacacactgaattcgtcttctgcatttgacccatccttagttgaacacacacatgcaacacccagcaaattacacgcagtgaaacacacacaggagcagtgggcagcatcaagcgcccagggagcatattggggggttaagtgccttgctcaagggcacatcagccggctaatggagggggggaacattagtcactccaccacacccaaatttttcctgcccgtccggtggggaaatcgaaccggtgaccctccgatcacaagccgcttctccaacctctaggccacggctgccccagaCAGAGGTGAATTAAGTAATTCACTGATTAATAAAAGGAGAGTGATGCTTTCTTTGACTTGTGGGACAGCAATCCgaatgtctttgggttttcAACAGTTGGTCGGACAAAACAGGCAATACAGGAGATGTCGCCTCTATCTTTAAAAAATCGTGGatatttttcacaagttttgAAGACCAAATGATTCATCCACTCATGGAAAAACAATCTACAAAAATAATATCTAAATAAGTCTGGACAGCGTGCCATATTGATCTTAACTTTTTTAGAGGCTATAATATAACTATGCTACACATTTTTAGCTCCTCATTACACCTGTTCCATAAATTCATCTGTTCTGGATACTTTCAGGTAGCAATTTGTGCTTGACCCTACAAATGATTTGTGCTGAATTTAACGGCTTTAATTTAATATGTGTTGGGTCAATTGCGTctttaaaaaaagtattaacACGTAATATTTGCTCACCACGTAGACTGTTGTTTGGCATCAGTTGGTTGGGTTGACCTCAGTGGCGGTGTGGTTTGGGTGTGAGTGGGAGTGGCTGCAGGCTCTGCCTTCTTGCCACCTGCTCCAATAGTCTGAGCTACGAGGTCAAGAACAGACCTATCCAGAGCAAGCCAGCCTGATGGTGGCCTGAGAATGACAAATagagtgtaaaaaaacaaaacaaaacaaaactatgaaATTAACTGCGTTCATAGCTAAAAGGGTAAAAGATTGaaattttttaaactttaaagatAATTCTGATAATATTCATATGTCTTCTACTGGCAATAAAATCCACATCTATGCACTCTTTGGAAGACATAAATCTTTCCCAATGACTCACAAATATAacgttttgtatttttaaaaggcTCAACAATTTCCTAAAGCAGCTGGGTATTACAGTTTTTAGCTAATGGTACTCGAACAGGAGTAAAAGTGCATTTGTGGGGGACTATTTTCACTTGCGGATAAATATGAGCTATTAATGAACACAGTTTACGGTAGAAGGACAGCACATGTGGGACTGAGTCAAAAATGCGTGTGTTTacgtgtttacatgtgtgtgtgtgtgtgtgtgtgtgtgtgtgtgtgtgtgtgaaggaacatgtcaaccagtacagtgtggctcactgatgagTTTTTGGTAGTTTCTGGAGCTGTATAGCACAGAGGAGTAAGACACATCAGGGGGTTGATACACAGACAACACTCGTTAACAGATGTAGTGTtggcttttgtcttttgtgctgacgataaaaatgactgaatagcACCAGACTTATTCTTTTAACTTACCTGGTCGTGGGAGCTTTTGCCCTCTGTTCAGCTCCCTCTGCTCTTGAGGGAGAACCAACACGAGATCCAAAGAGTCTTCCCCAGCGTAGACTCTGTCCCTGAGAGGGGCTTTCTTCTTGGGCTGCAGCTTGCGCTCCAGTCCCTGTGACCTTCAGAGGTTTGGTATCTTTCTCCCGGTTGATAACGGACTCTGGTGGGCTGCCCATCCATGAAGACCTTCCCCTGGCTCCAGCTGACTCCCCGCTAGAGCTACTGCTACTTTTCCTGCTTCTATACCCTTCCCCTTCTTGGCTTGACTCCGCTCCCTCCACCACTCCCTCTCTGGTGGGCGGTAGCTGGCCATGTCGTCTCTCTGAtgacttctttctcttctcagtCTTAACAAACTTTGACCCCTCTGTGGATTGCTCAATGTAAACCTGGGAGGACTGCATGAGCTGGTACCACCAGCCAGCCTGTCTGTCTTGTCGCTGACGCCCCTCATCTGTCAtatccttctctttttccttcctcttgtcCTTCTCATGTCCATTCTCATCTCCTCCTTGGCTCTCTTGTCCTACGCCTTTTACTCTTTGACCACCCATCCCCCTCTCCTTCCAGAGATTAGCAAACCCTACTTCCAtcattgtctgtctgttgacAGGCCCGGCTGTCATGTTGTCAGTTGTTGCCCCCTCTTTACTCAGCCGAGAATTCATCCTGGCTCCATCTCTTCTCGACCCAACCCCTTCCATCCATGGCCATGTTCCCTCTCGTCTCAGCACCGCCCTCTCTTTCTTCACCTCCGCACTTGAATCTCTGACCATCTCGCTCACAGTGGTGCTCCAACCTCTCATGAGCTGGAAGGTGGAGTGTGTTGACTGGTCGACACTCTGGCCTGCAGAGCACAACTGCTCCTTGCGACGGAGGTGTTCCTGGCCTTTTTGGAGGAGGTGCGGTTCAAACAGTAGGTCCAGGTCAAAGGGGAGGAGCGACAGCGgttgcagcaggaggaggagctcttCAAAGAGTGGCTGACATGCTCCCTGCGACAAGGGAAGGAAACCCCACGGGTTGTAGTGTGCTGCTATAATATCTGAGGAAAGTTAGACAAGACAGGAAGAATATCAGAGCAGGAAAAGCAAGACTTCATGCAAATGTGGACATCATATAACTATATGCATACatgaaaaaagataaatgagTCTTACCTTCATGTGTGTAGAGATGATTGAACCAGAATTCCAAAGATTTTAggctgaaataataataaaaaaaaaccaaaacaattgCAGCAGGATAAATACATCTTTCTCCAACAGGACAATTTTAGGCTCCACAGACTCAGCTCTGACATAGTTTTAATTGTATTTGATACAATAGAATAAAGTCTACTCAGACCATAACAAATTAACATGACTAAACCAAGATGCCTTTTAAACAAACCATTCAgccacaggaagaaaaaatgaGGTGATATAACTTAAGGACAGGAAGCGATATCTGTAAGAATATGAATATTTAGTAAAGTATTTATAACACATTATTAGACGGTTTATCAGGAGATGAAAAGCTGCTCCACATATAATTCAGCACCCAACTTAGTTTTTCAGTTACTGTGATGATGCATAtcttaattatttaaaaactaGCAATAACAGATTTGTTTATCCCCTCAGGGGTCGCAGAAACAAGTTGTAAACGCAACATTGAAATACTGAAGTTGAAGTATGACCGGCAAACACCTATTTATACATCCAGTAGCTACGACTTTATAATTGCCAGCATTCAGTCTCTTTTAGTTCTGTTTCTGGTCTTTAATATCTCTTGAGGGAAATATCGGACTCTGTTAGC harbors:
- the ccl19a.1 gene encoding C-C motif chemokine 19a.1, with protein sequence MAPWVDAKLFFCILFITYSCTVILAQLPMDCCLQAKNQTVEKFVVANYRRQSNGEGCNVDATILVTRRKVNLCVPADEPWVHEVVKHVKWLRAYCKRHNYKGKRCFGVDPE